A genomic region of Metopolophium dirhodum isolate CAU chromosome 1, ASM1992520v1, whole genome shotgun sequence contains the following coding sequences:
- the LOC132936451 gene encoding uncharacterized protein LOC132936451 produces the protein MDDSTEEMFLDDYCYTDLIKKLNDIKQIVSDSNYEGSKESSVHTLLQGCIEILNTGKNSLECIQDRSCESSSIVSGFLSYEKGIIASFKHCSESSLIYGNLIMNVKKLLTELFKKASEIQILFFSILEKVKFDFSLNGDLSLLLRVLQNIWYGAESVHNISNKIMATHWKAYITMLKKYAAELKDNIINDEQINFICSEIKKTISSFHYNDEASLKLSMYMMSVLVKLCSYGCVSKSHNILLEFILFLNSYWLSDTQDAVAVKNRLSQFVDQLVLLLDDTFLETFQSSCKEIINSNSSSRKMSAMYIAMLLIKRLTKTPCDQQAHQIICIVFNLIRSAESIMCCYNTDIYEDLLINLTSVILVSDYSLFENVENILIQNILNTEYWPAMFSTDLWIIIMRYLSPDLRILQFSKLARLFEALIVFPCFTQCPQHIYLEMLLKRHFSLITNKNQLVSCCPQLKLPSLKSTIGILHVSTLSEYNQLSEMIKIISILPEQMNFEHLNEDIIHLWSCIKDEYPPEFLCALVEVSIRSEKLLKIIIPKTTKILSSWANDDTTEMKRCRLRLIQSILLHMPRFHVELVMDIFLRYLFDHHPLVRQWTVETIVYISSVTESQNNLIYMLFKQPKVRIIITDYLEMKISHTYNHNDLIQYFEQLSLCGKFQHMCSYNGKLGKVLDTLKKDIDCLNDIVSKTQLTADELGRLKEYSYLLNNICDTMK, from the exons ATGGACGACAGTACTGAAGAAATGTTTTTAGACGATTATTGTTACACAGATCTGATAAAA AAATTGAACgacataaaacaaattgttagtGATTCAAACTATGAAGGAAGTAAAGAATCCTCCGTACATACATTATTGCAG GGTTGCATTGAAATACTGAACACTGGGAAAAACTCTTTGGAATGTATCCAGGATCGATCTTGTGAATCAAGCAGTATAGTTAGTGGATTCTTATCATATGAAAAAGGCATAATTGCTTCATTTAAACATTGTTCAGAGAGCAGTCTGATTTATGGCAATTTAATTATGAATGTAAAGAAATTGCTCACCGAATTATTCAAAAAAGCGTctgaaatacaaatattatttttcagtatcTTAGAAAAAGTGAAATTTGATTTCTCGTTGAATGGAGATTTAAGCTTATTGCTaagag TGTTGCAGAACATTTGGTATGGTGCTGAatcagtacataatattagtaacAAAATTATGGCTACTCATTGGAAAGCATATATTACTATGTTAAAGAAGTATGCTGCAGAATTAAAAGATAATATCATCAATgatgaacaaattaattttatatgctcAGAAATTAAGAAAACAATCTCATCTTTCCACTACAATGATGAAGCCTCATTGAAATTATCAATGTATATGATGAGTGTTTTAGTTAAGCTTTGCTCGTACGGTTGTGTATCAAAAtctcataacatattattagagtttattttattcttaaatag CTACTGGTTATCTGACACTCAAGATGCTGTTGCCGTCAAAAATAGATTATCACAATTTGTTGATCAGTTAGTGTTGTTATTAGATGATACATTTTTGgag acatttcaGTCAAGCtgtaaagaaataattaatagcaaCTCTTCAAGTCGAAAGATGTCTGCCATGTACATTGCAATGTTGCTTATAAAACGTCTAACAAAAACTCCCTGTGATCAACAAGCTCATCAGATTATTtgcattgtttttaatttgataagatCTGCGGAATCTATAATGTGTTGTTACAATACAGATATCTACGAAGATCTACTGATTAATTTAACGTCAGTAATACTAGTGTCTGATTACAGtttgtttgaaaatgttgagaacattttaattcaaaatattctcaATACTGAGTATTGGCCAGCCATGTTTAGTACTGATTTATGGATAATTATTATGAG atatttgtcaCCAGATTTACGTAtcttacaattttcaaaattagctAGACTTTTTGAAGCATTGATTGTTTTTCCATGTTTTACTCAATGTCCGCAGCATATTTATCTTGAAATGTTATTGAAAAGACATTTctcattaataacaaataaaaatcaattagtgAGTTGTTGTCCTCAACTAAAATTACCAAGTCTGAAATCTACTATTGGAATACTTCATGTTTCAACACTTTCAGAATACAATCAATTATCAGAAATG ataaagatCATAAGTATATTACCAGAGCAAATGAATTTTGAACACTTAAATGaggatataatacatttatggaGTTGTATTAAAGACGAGTACCCACCAGAATTCCTATGTGCATTAGTTGAAGTCAGTATTCGTTctgaaaaattattgaaaataattattccaaag ACTACTAAAATACTGAGTAGCTGGGCTAATGATGATACTACAGAAATGAAGCGATGTAGACTACGGTTGATTCAatcaatattattgcatatgCCAAGGTTTCATGTGGAACTAGTTATGGACATTTTTCTTCGGTACTTGTTTGATCATCATCCATTAGTACGACAATGGACAGTTGAAACTATAGTGTATATTTCCAGTGTTACTGAAAgtcaaaataacttaatttatatgCTCTTTAAACAACCTAAAGTTCGAATTATTATAACAGATTATTTGGAAATGAAAATCAGTCATACTTATAATCATAATgatttgatacaatattttgaacaattgTCCCTTTGTGGAAAATTTCAACACATGTGTTCATATAATGGTAAATTAGGTAAAGTATTGGATACATTGAAAAAAGATATTGACTGTTTGAATGATATTGTAAGTAAAACTCAATTAACGGCAGATGAGCTGGGAAGATTAAAAGAATATTCatatcttttaaataatatttgtgacacaatgaaataa